Genomic segment of Amphibacillus xylanus NBRC 15112:
TGTATATTTATCATCAAATTGTTTTGATTTGATATGATTAAGTTCTGTTTTTAGTTTAACATGATTACAAACTTTATGGAGTAGAAATTAAAGATATTATTTGATTCTAGGAAATTTGTTAATAAAATTTTGCCTAGTAATTTTTTCTACAATACTTTTACTATAATGTTCAGTTAAGTAGCTTTTAATACGATGAAATCCTAAAACATTTTCTAGTCCGACAATTGTATTTGTAATACCATCAAAATCAGAACCGAAGCAAAGCTGATCTGAGGCACCCATCTCAATAAAATAATCAATATGACGTATTAAATCAGGTATTGTAACGATATCTGCTTCTTTCGTAAATTCAGGGACAAATGTGACACCAATAAGTCCATCCCGGTCGATGATTGATTTGATCTGATGATCAGTTAAATTACGTGGATGTGGACAAATATGAGCAGCATTGCTGTGAGATGCAATAACATGATCAGCCTGTTCAATGACATCATAAAATCCTTGGACAGATAGATGAGATACATCAGTCCAAATCATTTCTTCATTTAACAGTTGAATAACATCTTCACCAAATCGAGACACGCCTTTATTGTTATGGCTTGTGATACTATCAGCAACAGCGTTACTATTATTCCATGTAAGACCGACAATACGTACACCTTCATCAATTAGTCGTATAAGCTTATTTATATCATTACCAATCGGATGACAACCTTCTAGAGTTAAAATCGCACCTAATTGATTCTCTTCTAAGTTTTCTATATCAGATTTTGATTGAATGGGAATAATATCAGGATTAGGGTAAATAATTTTTTCATAAAAAATTTCTACCATCTTCAGTGCTACATTAAATTGTTGATTGGCGGGGACATTATCGGGGACAAAGGTTGAGAAGGCTTGTATTTTGACTGGACTATTTCTCCATTTAGTTAAATCAAATTGAAGATTATCGCTAAAATTAACATCATAGTTATGAAGCCACAATTGATAAAGTAAATCACAGTGAGCATCTATCATAACTAACACCCCCAATTAATTTTTCAATCTATATATCAACATAAATCAGTGTGGGGATGACCTCCACCACACTGATTTATCTCACTTTATCTCGGTTCAACTATTAGCTTGATTGCAGTCCGTTCTTCGTTATCAATCTTAATATCTGTAAAAGCTGGGATACAAACTAAATCAACACCACTCGGTGCTACAAAGCCACGAGCAATGGCAACTGCTTTTACAGATTGATTGAGCGCCCCTGCACCAATTGCCTGAATTTCTGCCGTACCTCTTTCCCGTAATACATTCGCTAACGCACCTGCTACTGAATTTGGATTTGATTTTGATGACACTTTTAATACGTCCATCTTTGCTACCTCCCATTAGTTTCTTAAGTTCCTACCACTTTTACTATATTCGTGATATTTTCTGATATGCTAAGATCAAATAATTTGGCCTTAAAAAAACTAAAATTCCAGTATTCAGTTAGCTAATAATGTTTACTCGAAAAATGGTTGGTCATCGGAAATTAAGATTCGCTCGATTTTCGTTGCCTTACCCGTTTTGTTATCAATATCAATAACAACACCACTCAATTGAGCTTTACCTTTTTTAATTGCTTCAAATCTGACTGGCATCTGTGTTAAAAAGCGTTTAATAACTGCGTCTCGATCAGTTCCGATAATCCCATCATATGGGCCAGTCATTCCTACATCTGTTATATATGCCGTTCCATTGTCTAAAATACGGTTATCCGCGGTTTGCACGTGTGTATGCGTACCAACTAATGCACTAATTTTCCCATCAAGATACCAGGCAAGTGCTAATTTTTCACTTGTTGCTTCTGCATGAAAGTCAATAAAAATAATTGGTGTTCTCTTTCTAATCTCATCAATTAATTGATCTGCGTAGCGAAACGGATCATCAATTGCCGGTAAAAAAGTACGCCCTTGTAAATTGACAATCGCTACTTCCGTTCCGTTAACATTGACAAACCCATAACCTTTTCCTGGTGTACCTTCTGGATAGTTGGCCGGTCTTATCAGTTTATCTGTATCATCAATAAAATCAAAAATATCCTTTTTATCGAATGTGTGATTCCCCATTGTGATAAAATCTGCACCATAGTTAAGTAATTGCTTATAGATTTTTTCAGTAATCCCTTTACCAGCTGCTGCATTTTCTCCATTCACAATGGTAAGTTGAGGCTGATATTTTTGTTTTAATTTCGGTAAATAGGACTCAAGCTGTTCTCTTCCTAGAGAACCAACAATGTCACCGATAAATAAAATTCTCATAAATTTACTCCTTCATCATAAAATTCACAAATTCTCGCATTTATATATTCCTTATAAAATTTAGTGTTGCACAATGATCAAAACTTGTCAAAAAGAAACAGGGTGCCGTCAATTTTAACGGTCACCCTGATTCTATTAACACATTAGTTATTTTGCATATTCAACTGCGCGAGTCTCTCGAATTACAGTTACTTTGATATGTCCAGGGAAATTTAATTCATCTTCTATTCGCTTACGAATATCTCGTGAAATACGAATAGCTTCTAAATCATCAATCTCATCTGGTTTAACCATGATTCGGACTTCACGACCAGCTTGAATGGCAAATGACTTTTCTACACCATCATAGGATTCAGAAATTTCTTCTAACTTTTCAAGTCGTTTAATGTAATTTTCTAACGTTTCACTTCTTGCACCTGGTCTTGCAGCGGATAAAGCATCAGCAGCAGCTACTAAAACGGCAATGATAGAAGTAGGCTCCTCATCACCATGGTGTGAGGCAATTGCGTTTACAATAACATCTTTCTCTTTATATTTAATCGCAAGTTCTTTACCTATTTCAACGTGGCTACCTTCAACTTCATGATCAATTGCTTTACCAATATCATGTAGTAGTCCAGCACGTTTAGCTAATGTCACGTCTTCTCCTAATTCAGCAGCTAATATTCCAGTTAGATGAGCCACTTCGATTGAATGATTCAATACGTTTTGGCCATAGCTTGTACGATATTTCAGACGACCTAGAATCTTAATTAAGTCAGGATGTAGACCGTGTACCCCAACCTCAAAGGTTGTCTCTTCACCAACCTCACGGATGTAATCATCGACTTCACGTCTTGATTTCTCAACCATTTCCTCGATTCGAGCTGGGTGAATCCGGCCATCTTGAACTAATTTCTCTAAAGCAATTCTTGCAATTTCTCGTCGAACTGGGTCAAAACCTGATAAAATTACAGCTTCCGGTGTATCATCAATAATTAAATCTATTCCTGTCAATGTTTCTAAAGTCCGAATATTTCGACCTTCACGACCAATAATTCGGCCTTTCATTTCATCATTAGGGAGATTAACTACAGATACAGTTGTTTCTGCGACATGATCAGCCGCACAACGCTGCATCGCATATGATAAAATATCCTTTGCTCTCTTATCAGCTTCTTCTTTTGTACGATTTTCTGCTTCTTTAATAATTAGAGCTGATTCATGATTGACTTCTTTTTGTACACGTTCTAATATAATTTGCTTTGCTTGCTCCGATGTGTAACCAGAAATGCGCTCCAGTTCAGCCTGTTGTTCAGCCAACAAAGCTTCTACTTTGCCTTCCATTTCTTCAATTTGTTGTTGTTTTTCTGCTAGAGCTAGTTCTCTCATTTCTTGCATACGCTCACGTTTAACCAACGTTTCATCTTTACGATCAAGGTTTTCTTCTCTTTGCAGGAGTCTGTTTTCTTGTTTTTGTTGCTCTGCACGTCGTTCACGTAGTTCTTCTTCTGCTTGCTGTCGAAGTCTATGATTTTCATCTTTCGCTTCTAATAAGGCTTCTTTCTTAGCAACCTCAGCATTCCGACGCCCTTCGGCTACAATTTGTTTTGCCAGCTCTTCTGCACTAGAAATCTTTTTCTCTGCAATTGATTTACGAATTAGATAGCCAACAACAATACCGACGATTAGGATAGCTAAACTGGAGATGATGATAACGAAAATATCCACATAATTCATGGTTTCACCTCCTCTTGCTATTCATTTGTAAGTCTTTTTAAGTCGGCATGTACTTTGTATTACCTATTTGAAATGCGTCATTAATTTTATAGTATAATTTAAATAATTATACATTATTAATATTACTGGTGTAATTAGGCAATGTCAAGAAAACATGAACAAGTAATTTTTTTCGACAATTTTCGTATCGAATCGTGAAAAAAATTGGTCGAGATTGTATGAACAAACTCGACCAATAGATCAATTTTTTATTCTTCTGGAATTAATTCATCCATTACTTCTGTAGTTTCACCATCTAAATTATAATGAGCTCGAACTGCTCGATTAATTTCATCAATCAATTCAGGATGCTCACGTAAATATTCCTTAGAATTTTCTCGACCTTGACCAAGACGTACTTCGTTATATGAATACCATGCACCACTCTTTTGCACAATATCTAAATCTGAAGCAATATCTAAAAGTTCTCCTTCTTGAGATATACCTTCTCCATACATAATGTCTACCTCTGCTTGCTTGAAAGGCGGGGCTACTTTATTTTTAACAACTTTAATTTTTGTTCTGTTACCTACCATCTCATTACCTTGCTTAATCGTTTCTGCACGACGTACTTCTAAGCGAACAGATGCGTAGAACTTCAATGCTCGACCCCCTGGAGTTGTTTCAGGATTACCAAACATAACACCAATTTTCTCACGAACTTGGTTAATAAAAATTGCCGTCGTTTGTGATTTGTTTATTGCACCTGAAAGTTTACGTAGGGCTTGAGACATCAATCGTGCTTGAAGCCCCATATGTGAGTCGCCCATCTCCCCTTCTATCTCTGCTTTAGGTACTAGTGCAGCTACTGAGTCCACTACTACAATATCTACTGCGCCACTACGAACTAGAGCTTCAGCAATTTCTAAAGCCTGCTCACCAGTATCTGGTTGAGAAAGTAACAACTCATCTGTATTAACGCCTAAGTTCTTAGCGTATACTGGGTCTAAAGCGTGTTCAGCATCAATAAAAGCTGCTGTACCACCTCGTTTTTGTACCTCTGCAATCGCATGTAAGGATACTGTCGTTTTACCAGATGACTCTGGACCATATATTTCAATTACACGACCTCTAGGATAGCCCCCAATTCCTAACGCAATGTCAAGTGCTAATGATCCACTAGAAACCGTCGCTATTTTATGTTCAGCTTGATCACCAAGTTTCATAATTGAGCCTTTACCAAACTGTCTTTCTATTGATTTCAAAGCCTGATCAAGGGCTTGTTTACGATCGCTCATCCGAATTCCTCCTCAAATTTAAGCTACTCCTATCATACCTTTTTTCAAAGAATTACACAAGCAAAATGCGAATGAATGTTCTCTTATTTTTATATATAAAATTACACTGTTTTCTTGATTTTTATTTTCATTCCAATAAAACAGCCGATAAAAATGGCTACTTTAAATATTTATAGATTAATTCCAATCCTCTCTTCACAGCTAATTCACGAACGATATTACGTGGCTTTGAAAAATGACATGTATGTGTTTGATAGTCATTTTCATTGTGATATAAACAAATATACACAGTTCCAACTGGCTGTCCTTCTAATGGCTCTGGTCCAGCAACGCCAGTAAAGCTTAGTGCATAAGTTGAATTAAAGGCTCGCTTGGCCTGTTTTGCCATCTCGTAGGCTGTTTGTTTACTTACGACACCATATTGATCAATTGTTGCTTGATTCACGCCTAACGCGTTTATTTTGGCACTATTACTGTAACTAACTAAACTACCGTTGAAAACTTGACTTGATCCTGGAATTGATACAAACTGATCAGCAAATTTTCCACCAGTTAAGCTTTCTGCACCAGCAATTGTTGCATTTTCTTTTTTTAATTGATTAATAATCACATCAATTAATTTTTGATCATCGGAACCATAAATATATTGACCAATCCTGTTATGAATTTCTGTTTCCATCGTTTCAATCAATTGTTTTGCAGATTCTTTTGAACTTGCTTTAGCTGTAATTCTTAGAGCTACTTCGCCGTCTGCAGCGAGTGGAGCAATTGTTGGATTAGTTTGATTTTCAATTAGATCCTTCACTTCAGTTTCAAGCTGTGACTCGCCTATTCCAATACATCGAAGCATTTTAGATTCTATCACATCATTTAACTGATATTTTTCCTCAAGATAGGGCAAGATTGAATCTGTCACCATATTTTTCATTTCACTTGGTACACCAGGCATTAAAACGATTAGCGATTGCTGATATTCAATTAGCATGCCTGGAGCAGTTCCAATTGGATTTCGAATGACAACCGCACCATCAATGACAAGTGCTTGTTTTGAATTGTTTTCTGACATAGGACGATTTGTTCGATTAAAGTAATCCTTTATATCTGCTAGAACTGCTTCGTTTTCAATTAACTTTTTCCCTACAACCTCTGAAACGACTTCTCGCGTCAAGTCATCATCTGTAGGGCCGAGACCACCCGTAATTAAGATTAAATTCGATCGCTCTAGCGCTTGTATAATCACCGATTTTAATCTTTCATGATTGTCGCCAACTACTTGGTGAAAATACACACCAATCCCTTTAGTAGCTAATTGTGATGAAATCCACTGACCATTGGTGTTAGCAATTTGTCCGAGTAATAATTCAGTACCAACCGCAACAATCTCAGCCTGCATATCCATTATTTAGACTCCTTCATTACATGCCAATTCTTAATAAAATAGTCTACACCTGAAATCACAGTTAAAATTAAAGCTATATAAAGTAATACTTGACCCATTGGAAAATCTAAATAAGAAAATGGGTAGTTATGCAATAATAAGAAAATGATTGATAATAACTGAAATGTCGTTTTCCATTTACCCAAAGGACTAGCCGCTAATACTAAACCTTCTCCAGCAGCCACTATTCTAAGCCCAGTCACTGCAAATTCACGAGATAATATAATGATGACAAGCCAAGCTGGTGCTGAACCAAGTTCAATTAACAACACATAAGCTGCAGTTACTAATAGCTTGTCAGCCATCGGGTCTAAAAACTTCCCTAGATTTGTAACTAAATTGTACTTTCGAGCATAATAACCATCTAACCAATCTGTTCCAGATGCTAGTATAAAGATTAATGCAGCAACAAAATGATCGATAGGAAGAGTAGTTGCACCGATCGTCCAACTTCCCCAATCAAGATCAATTGTTAATAAAATAATAAAAATTGGGATTAAAAAAATTCTTGATAAAGTAATTCGATTTGGGATATTCATGTTTATCCATCCTTTCATGTTTATCAAATTATCATCATAAAACCCCACCCATCACATGATGAGCGGGGTCATGACGACTTATTCCGTTTCCTCATTTAAATAAAGCCATAGAACTTGTACCGCAGTAGGTGATATTTCTTCTGATAGTTCAACTTCTATATCATTTATCATTATTTTAATATCTTGAGGATTACCGAACCTTAAGTAAATAAAATCTTCTGTTGAAATATCAAAAGTAATCGGAGAGGCATTTGACTGTAATGTTGCATAATATAACCGTTCACCTTGATCATTTTCAACCTCTAGCCAATTACTAGTTGAGGATTCAATAATCAATTCAATTGATTCCTCATTTGATTTATAAGAATACTTTGATTCAGCATTTTCATATGATATGAGCGCTAACTCTGGTTCCTCATCAAGCTCTTTATTTGGTTCGTTCTCGCTAGTGTCATCATTGGTATCATCTGACTCCTGATTAGATTGATCATCACTATCGTTTGAAGGAATTGACACTTTATCGCCTGCTGATTGATCACTATCTACTTGATCAGTAATTCCCGGATCAGAATTATTTGGATTAAGAGATGTGCGCCAAATAAAGAATACTACACCAAATAGTAGCACAAACACAATAATTGTTGGCATAATTGTTGCAAATGGTGATGGTTTAGACGAAGTTGATTTTCTTCGTGTTCGAGATAACTGTGTGTAATCAACTTGCTGTTCAGAACTCGGAATTTCATGCTGATGCTCATCCAACAGAGCTTTAAAATCCAGATCAACTACATTTGCATATTCTTTAATAAATACCCGGGCATAAAAATTACCTGGAATCATTGAAAAGTTATTTTCTTCAATCGCTTTCAAATGTCTTATTTGGATTTTTGTTCTTTGAGAAACATCATCCAAGCTGTACCCTTTTTCCAAACGGGCTTCTCTTAATTTTTCACCAATTTGCATCTATAACACCATCCGTTTAACAATATTACTTTCTGTATCTAAGTCCAGACCACTATTTCTATAATAAATGATTTTCTCCATATATTAAAGAGGAAATCTTAATTTTCACTAATTCTAGCTAATTTTTCACTCAATTACCTAAAATTTGTTCCAATTAATATAATAGACTCTGTTAAACATCAAAAAGTTACATGATTATAAGTTCTGAATTGATTACTTTTGCTCAGCGATAACTTGGAAAACTGCAACATTATCTTCTTTGATCCAGTTATTTAAAAACGAATTTGTTTCTTCTAATGTAATTTCCTCTAATGTCGGAATTAATTTAAAGAAATCAAAATCAAGCATCTGATAGTGTGTCACTTGATTCGCTATATCTGATACGCGATTCATACTTCTTACTATTTGACCGATTGATTTGCGTTTCATTCGTTCAAAATCTTCTTCGGCAATTTGATAATCCTTAAAAGTTGCAAGCTGTTCTTTTACTTTCTCAGCTAATTGATCTGGATATTGAGTATTACCACCAATAATAGAGTAGCAAAATTCTTTTTGACGTTCTGTTTCAAAACCTAATCCGCCATCAATTAAATCTAGATCGTAAAGCTCCTGGTAGTACGTACCCGATCTCGAATAAAAATAATCCAATAACATATCAGCAATCAATTCTTCTTTAATAAATTGTTTACTATCAGTTGCAGGCAGTTCCTTAATTCCAATCATGCATTTAGGTACGGCAACTGGCATATTAATTTTTTCAATTTCTTTATATACTTTTGGTTGTTCTGCTTCAAAATGTCGTTTAATCGTAGTCGGAGGTGCAAATTCTTTACTTTCTTGATTTGCTTTAATCATATCAATCATTTCTTTTGGATCAAATTGTCCGACTAAAGTTAAGATCATGTTAGATGGATGATAAAAAGTGTGATAACAAGTATACAAATCTTCTTTAGTAATCTGGTTAATCGAATCGACTGTTCCTGCAATATCAATTCTGACAGGATGCTTTTCATACATCGCACCAATGATACCGAAGAAAGCTCTCCAATCTGGTTGATCATCATACATTTTAATTTCTTGTGCAATAATCCCTTTTTCTTTTTCTACTGTTTGATCTGAAAAATAAGGTTCTTGAACAAAATCTAACAATATCTTCGTATTATCAAGGATATCTGTCGTCGATGAAAACAGATATGCCGTTTTTGTAAATGAAGTATAGGCATTAGATGATGCACCATTCTTCGTGAAATATTGAAAAACATCATAATCTTCTTTTTCAAACAATTTATGTTCAAGGAAATGCGCAATCCCATCTGGTACAGTAATAAATTCATCCTCACCTAAAGGGACAAACGTTTGGTCAATTGAACCATATTGTGTTGTGAAAATTCCATATGTTTGTAACATCTCTTGCTTAGGAATTAAAATAACTTGTAAACCATTTGGTAAGACCTCTCGATATACTGTCTCTTTTAATTGATCGTAGGTCATTTTATTCATGATTCTGGCCTCCCATCGCTGTTAAGAAATATACCGTATCTAGTTCCATTTTTTCTGCTACCTTAACAATCATTGACTTATCAACTTCTTGAATTGCTTCGATTAATTCAAAAACTGATCGATCAGATTGACCGACTCGTTGATTATAAAGTACCTCAATCATTCCAAATGGATCGTCTAGCGTTTCTTTATATTGATTAATAATTTGTCGTTTAGATTCTTCAATTTGCTCTTCTGTAAAGTCACCTTGTTTCATTGCATCCATTTGTTCAATGATAATCGTTTTTGCTTTTTCATAGTCATTTGGGGCAATTCCACTGTATACAAATAGTAAACCTTTATGACTTTCAAATTGTGACGAAGCATAATAAGCTAAGCTATTTTTTTCTCTGACATTGATGAATAGTTTAGAACTCGGAAAACCACCGAATATCGCATTAAACACTTGTAATGCAGGATAATCAGGATCTTGAAATCGTGTATGTGTTCTGAAACCTAGATGAAGCTTACCTTGTTGGATTGATTGTTCTTCAATTACTTCTTGAGACTCTTTAACATGGCGATCTTCAATCGTTAAATCTTCATCATTCGTCGAAACTTGATTGCGATCGAATAAATCACCAATTATTCCTTCGACATTAACTGATTCAAAATCACCCATTACATACAGATCAAGTTTATCCTCTGTTAAAACTTTCTCATAGTATTGAGCTAAATTAGTTTCATTAATTGCATCAATATCCTCTAAATAGCCGTGCACATGAATTTGATAAGGTTCATCTTTACACATTTCGTCAACTAAGCGAATGTTTGCATAATGAATCTTATCATCAACTATAGATGTAATTTTTTGTTTCAATGTTTGCTTTTCTTTGTTAACGATTTTCGGATCAAACTGATTATTTTCTACCTTTGGTTTAAAGATTGCTTCACTAAAAAACGTTAATCCTTCTTGTAAAATATTTTCGTCAGTTGACAAATACGCTTGATTAGCTAGTGTCATGCGAGCTGTTAAGATATGTTGTTCACCTTTTTTAGTACCATCAATAGAAAATGTTGAACCATATAAATTATCTAATTCTCGTCTAAATAGGTTTGCGGTTGGATACTTTGCTGTCCCCTGCTGTAATACAAAAGGAAGTAACGCACGTTTCGTAATATCCTCTCTATTTAATGCGGTACGAAACTTTGCTGTAAAATGAATTGTTTTAAATTTTTTATGATCAACTATATGTAATCTATAGCCTTTTTTTTCAATCGTTTTTAAATTGATGTCCATTTTAAATGGCCTCCTTCGTAGTGGAATAGTTGATGTGATATTGAGATTTGATTACTAAATGTCTTCATTATTGTGTCCATATTCTATTCCTTCATTATATTTTACAACATAATTACTCAGGTAACAATTACCACTATATAATATAACAGAATTTTAGGATCTTAGGCGAAACAATAAAAAAAGGTTCAATGCCAAATAGTGTTGGAGGATTTTGTAATTAACCGAGAATAAATTTATATTCATTTTAATTAAGATACAACTTGTTCACCTGCTGTTTTTCACTTCTAAATTAAATGGCTGCTTCATATCGTGTTTCTATTGATTTAAACTTGAAGTGAATCATAATTCGTTTCTTAAAATAAAAAAATAACGTTAGTAAGTTCTCAAACTCACCAACGTTATATTTTGTACAACCAAAAAACCGTCTATTTAGACGGCTTTTTTGCTACATTCTTTTTCTAACAACATGAAATTGAAAAGCATCACTTCTGAAATAATTTTCTGAATATAAAATTGGCTCATCATCTTTAGTGTAATGCATTTGTCTTAATAGTAACAATGACTGATCAGGGCTACAATTTAATATTTGTGAAATTTTATCGTGGTAGCCGATTGGCTCCACATAAGCATGAGCATATTCAATTTGTTTACCTGTTATTGTATGAATTAAATTAAAGATAGAATCTTGTCTATGAATATGTCCAACGGGAACGACATCATTATCAACTTTGTCGATGCAGTAGACAACTGGTTCACCGTCAGCAGTTCTAACACGTTCAACACGTGCTATTAATTTTAAATCGGAATAATTAAAGTTGTTATAATCGCTTTTTGTCGGTTCGACAATTTCAGCAGCAACAAACTGAGTTCCAGGTACTTTACCTGCTTTTTTTATCATTTCTGATACGCTGCCTAATTCTTCAATTCCTGAAGAATAAATTGGCTTAGGATTGACAAACACCCCAACGCCTAATCGTCTTGTAACAAGACGCTCTTCCACAAGTTGATCAACGATTGCTCGCATCATTTCTTGTGAAGTTTGATA
This window contains:
- a CDS encoding stage V sporulation protein S; protein product: MDVLKVSSKSNPNSVAGALANVLRERGTAEIQAIGAGALNQSVKAVAIARGFVAPSGVDLVCIPAFTDIKIDNEERTAIKLIVEPR
- the rny gene encoding ribonuclease Y, which codes for MNYVDIFVIIISSLAILIVGIVVGYLIRKSIAEKKISSAEELAKQIVAEGRRNAEVAKKEALLEAKDENHRLRQQAEEELRERRAEQQKQENRLLQREENLDRKDETLVKRERMQEMRELALAEKQQQIEEMEGKVEALLAEQQAELERISGYTSEQAKQIILERVQKEVNHESALIIKEAENRTKEEADKRAKDILSYAMQRCAADHVAETTVSVVNLPNDEMKGRIIGREGRNIRTLETLTGIDLIIDDTPEAVILSGFDPVRREIARIALEKLVQDGRIHPARIEEMVEKSRREVDDYIREVGEETTFEVGVHGLHPDLIKILGRLKYRTSYGQNVLNHSIEVAHLTGILAAELGEDVTLAKRAGLLHDIGKAIDHEVEGSHVEIGKELAIKYKEKDVIVNAIASHHGDEEPTSIIAVLVAAADALSAARPGARSETLENYIKRLEKLEEISESYDGVEKSFAIQAGREVRIMVKPDEIDDLEAIRISRDIRKRIEDELNFPGHIKVTVIRETRAVEYAK
- a CDS encoding TIGR00282 family metallophosphoesterase; translated protein: MRILFIGDIVGSLGREQLESYLPKLKQKYQPQLTIVNGENAAAGKGITEKIYKQLLNYGADFITMGNHTFDKKDIFDFIDDTDKLIRPANYPEGTPGKGYGFVNVNGTEVAIVNLQGRTFLPAIDDPFRYADQLIDEIRKRTPIIFIDFHAEATSEKLALAWYLDGKISALVGTHTHVQTADNRILDNGTAYITDVGMTGPYDGIIGTDRDAVIKRFLTQMPVRFEAIKKGKAQLSGVVIDIDNKTGKATKIERILISDDQPFFE
- the yfmH gene encoding EF-P 5-aminopentanol modification-associated protein YfmH, with the translated sequence MNKMTYDQLKETVYREVLPNGLQVILIPKQEMLQTYGIFTTQYGSIDQTFVPLGEDEFITVPDGIAHFLEHKLFEKEDYDVFQYFTKNGASSNAYTSFTKTAYLFSSTTDILDNTKILLDFVQEPYFSDQTVEKEKGIIAQEIKMYDDQPDWRAFFGIIGAMYEKHPVRIDIAGTVDSINQITKEDLYTCYHTFYHPSNMILTLVGQFDPKEMIDMIKANQESKEFAPPTTIKRHFEAEQPKVYKEIEKINMPVAVPKCMIGIKELPATDSKQFIKEELIADMLLDYFYSRSGTYYQELYDLDLIDGGLGFETERQKEFCYSIIGGNTQYPDQLAEKVKEQLATFKDYQIAEEDFERMKRKSIGQIVRSMNRVSDIANQVTHYQMLDFDFFKLIPTLEEITLEETNSFLNNWIKEDNVAVFQVIAEQK
- the yfmF gene encoding EF-P 5-aminopentanol modification-associated protein YfmF, whose translation is MDINLKTIEKKGYRLHIVDHKKFKTIHFTAKFRTALNREDITKRALLPFVLQQGTAKYPTANLFRRELDNLYGSTFSIDGTKKGEQHILTARMTLANQAYLSTDENILQEGLTFFSEAIFKPKVENNQFDPKIVNKEKQTLKQKITSIVDDKIHYANIRLVDEMCKDEPYQIHVHGYLEDIDAINETNLAQYYEKVLTEDKLDLYVMGDFESVNVEGIIGDLFDRNQVSTNDEDLTIEDRHVKESQEVIEEQSIQQGKLHLGFRTHTRFQDPDYPALQVFNAIFGGFPSSKLFINVREKNSLAYYASSQFESHKGLLFVYSGIAPNDYEKAKTIIIEQMDAMKQGDFTEEQIEESKRQIINQYKETLDDPFGMIEVLYNQRVGQSDRSVFELIEAIQEVDKSMIVKVAEKMELDTVYFLTAMGGQNHE
- a CDS encoding dipeptidase, which encodes MIDAHCDLLYQLWLHNYDVNFSDNLQFDLTKWRNSPVKIQAFSTFVPDNVPANQQFNVALKMVEIFYEKIIYPNPDIIPIQSKSDIENLEENQLGAILTLEGCHPIGNDINKLIRLIDEGVRIVGLTWNNSNAVADSITSHNNKGVSRFGEDVIQLLNEEMIWTDVSHLSVQGFYDVIEQADHVIASHSNAAHICPHPRNLTDHQIKSIIDRDGLIGVTFVPEFTKEADIVTIPDLIRHIDYFIEMGASDQLCFGSDFDGITNTIVGLENVLGFHRIKSYLTEHYSKSIVEKITRQNFINKFPRIK
- a CDS encoding competence/damage-inducible protein A, translating into MDMQAEIVAVGTELLLGQIANTNGQWISSQLATKGIGVYFHQVVGDNHERLKSVIIQALERSNLILITGGLGPTDDDLTREVVSEVVGKKLIENEAVLADIKDYFNRTNRPMSENNSKQALVIDGAVVIRNPIGTAPGMLIEYQQSLIVLMPGVPSEMKNMVTDSILPYLEEKYQLNDVIESKMLRCIGIGESQLETEVKDLIENQTNPTIAPLAADGEVALRITAKASSKESAKQLIETMETEIHNRIGQYIYGSDDQKLIDVIINQLKKENATIAGAESLTGGKFADQFVSIPGSSQVFNGSLVSYSNSAKINALGVNQATIDQYGVVSKQTAYEMAKQAKRAFNSTYALSFTGVAGPEPLEGQPVGTVYICLYHNENDYQTHTCHFSKPRNIVRELAVKRGLELIYKYLK
- a CDS encoding helix-turn-helix domain-containing protein, which translates into the protein MQIGEKLREARLEKGYSLDDVSQRTKIQIRHLKAIEENNFSMIPGNFYARVFIKEYANVVDLDFKALLDEHQHEIPSSEQQVDYTQLSRTRRKSTSSKPSPFATIMPTIIVFVLLFGVVFFIWRTSLNPNNSDPGITDQVDSDQSAGDKVSIPSNDSDDQSNQESDDTNDDTSENEPNKELDEEPELALISYENAESKYSYKSNEESIELIIESSTSNWLEVENDQGERLYYATLQSNASPITFDISTEDFIYLRFGNPQDIKIMINDIEVELSEEISPTAVQVLWLYLNEETE
- the recA gene encoding recombinase RecA, translating into MSDRKQALDQALKSIERQFGKGSIMKLGDQAEHKIATVSSGSLALDIALGIGGYPRGRVIEIYGPESSGKTTVSLHAIAEVQKRGGTAAFIDAEHALDPVYAKNLGVNTDELLLSQPDTGEQALEIAEALVRSGAVDIVVVDSVAALVPKAEIEGEMGDSHMGLQARLMSQALRKLSGAINKSQTTAIFINQVREKIGVMFGNPETTPGGRALKFYASVRLEVRRAETIKQGNEMVGNRTKIKVVKNKVAPPFKQAEVDIMYGEGISQEGELLDIASDLDIVQKSGAWYSYNEVRLGQGRENSKEYLREHPELIDEINRAVRAHYNLDGETTEVMDELIPEE
- the pgsA gene encoding CDP-diacylglycerol--glycerol-3-phosphate 3-phosphatidyltransferase encodes the protein MNIPNRITLSRIFLIPIFIILLTIDLDWGSWTIGATTLPIDHFVAALIFILASGTDWLDGYYARKYNLVTNLGKFLDPMADKLLVTAAYVLLIELGSAPAWLVIIILSREFAVTGLRIVAAGEGLVLAASPLGKWKTTFQLLSIIFLLLHNYPFSYLDFPMGQVLLYIALILTVISGVDYFIKNWHVMKESK